The DNA region GTGTTGTTTTGGTGAATGTAGGTGTAGCGCGCTTTTTCACTTTGAAAGAAATCTGGTGAGACCAGTAGCAGTACGTGTTGCCGCTGGTAGTGCTGTTGCCGATCTGGATCATCCAGTTAGCAACGCCACTCTCGTAGTAGCGCTGGCACAATGACAACTCGAGTCCGGGCGGACGCTCTTCGTAGCGTGTCGCAACGGGAGACTTTTCGAGCTGTGGGCGAGATACAGTTCCAGCTGTAAATTTTACGGCCACGTTGACTCCGCCAGGCAACGCGATGGCCTCACCATTTGAAACGGAAGTGCCGCCAACGCTCGCTGATGCCGTTCCCGTCCATGACAAGCGGTAGATGCCACCAGAAATAGCGGCACCCTCGATGACTTGCTCCATGCCACCAGCCGGTGCTGTGACCGTGAGAGTGTTGCCATCGGTCGCCCAAGTCAGACGCTGCCCGCTGATCACGACTCGCCATCGATCGACCGTGTATTGATTTGCTGTGCTGGTCGGTGTTCCAGACACATAACCGCGCTGATTGATGCTGAAATTGCTGTTGATCAGCAGCTTCTTGAAGCCGCCGACAGTGAGCAGGTCATCCGCTCTGGCGAAATAGCTGGCCGGGTGTCCTTCCAGTTTTGCCGAGCCCCCGGCGCAGCGGGTAGACAAAGGTATTCGACACGCCGGGCACTTCCATGACCTGCGTCGAGCCCGTTTCCGGGTTGATCACCTTGGCCTTGAGGCCATGGCCGTCACCGACCCACACGTCACCCGGCTGCAACTGGCTCCAGTCGCGGCGAACGAACGGCAGCTTGGCCTTGAGGGCCGCGCCGGTATACCGGCCGACATACAGGGCTGCCGGCGGCAGCTTTTTAAGGATGCGGCGGACCGCATGCACGCTCGGGACGATTTCGCCGGCAGGGAATGCCTTGGCAAAATCCCGATAGGCTTCCGACAGGGAGGGCTTTCCCGGACGGCGGTACGCCGCTAGAAACCCACCCAGCCACCACGGCATGGCCTGATCGGCCTCACGGACTTGAGGGGCCAGACGGCGCAGGCGTTCGGACGGGCTTTCAGTTGAATCAAAGGCGCTTTCCCAGCGACGCAGCGTTCTCACGCAAACCGTCCGCTCGGCATTACCACGTGCGTTGGCACAATCGACCAGACGCTGGAGTAGTTCTGGCAGAGCACGCTGGCTGGCGGGCAGCCTTGATCCCCATGACGCGGGAGAACTTTTTGACTTCGCCCACCAGGGCGCAGCGGGCTTCGGCGACAGCGCGTTGTTTGCTGGTCAGCCGCTCGACCGTGGTCAGCGTCAGGCTCAGTTGCTCCTCGCGCCGGGCCAGACGTACCTCGCTGGGCAGAATGACGCAGGTCGTGGCTGATTCCTGCAGTTCCTGAGCCTGACGGCGGCGGATTTCGGCCTGGGCTTCTTGAGGAAGGCTGGTGATGGCGTATGTCCGAGCAATGCCGGCCCGGCCTCGACTAGGAAGCTCCCTTACCCCCCATTGCTCTCGGCGAGCGAGATGGTCAACACCTTGCCTGCTTGTTGGCAAACAAGGCAATTGCATGTCCGCCAGCTCGGCTGCGCTGAAATGGGTTTTACTGGCTACGGTCATCACTCGCCCCCTTGGAACAGGTCCAGCTCGGGTTAGCCCGTCTTGCGGACGTTCTCGCGGTGGTAGGCGAACTCGGACAGGGTCAGGTTCACGGCTGCAACGGTTTCATCCAGCGAACCATTGCCGGTGTAAAAACGGGACAGCAGAGCCATGGCTGTGCTGCGTTGGCCTGGGTATCTGCCAGCTCCGGTACACCGGCTTTCTTGCCGGAAGGGATGTCGATGACCACCCGGTTGCCGGGAGCCATGCACAGGTACTCG from Laribacter hongkongensis DSM 14985 includes:
- a CDS encoding DNA-binding protein, which translates into the protein MTVASKTHFSAAELADMQLPCLPTSRQGVDHLARREQWGVRELPSRGRAGIARTYAITSLPQEAQAEIRRRQAQELQESATTCVILPSEVRLARREEQLSLTLTTVERLTSKQRAVAEARCALVGEVKKFSRVMGIKAARQPACSARTTPASGRLCQRTW